A genome region from Alkalibaculum bacchi includes the following:
- a CDS encoding TIGR02677 family protein, with amino-acid sequence MDISNKLIKQVDEMRYLTTENTWRYRSILRYFYLEYEKMKHYLYKEEVFEELKKHHEFKEYTIEQCRQDLDVLISWRNLLAIQDTSKVSTVEEFKNKQFRYQLSEYSVEIERLTIRLENLHAESASLEPSLLERIKEELSKLPLVIDEDRKTVHNWWNNLSADFKRLNQNYQDYIRDLYSIKAEEMMKTKEFLVFKDKFIEYLRDFIKGLQNNGSAIEYILKSYHASDAITVLEKAIEYELSIPRLDTEISYELLKENFYSRWENLEEWFLGSPTRESEASKMLDITNEIIRKITRYAAQISESRNSAANRKEEYKKLGKMFLNCKDINEAHKLSSFAFGIFHMKHIKANEIRETDSINSDIFEEKSTIQNIKPRIRTYREKSRTTPIRNNEQKKKDMLQRIIAVREEERKVMDQYIIENKIDFKNLPTIPSHVRTTLLRWLSKGLNGTDYGSRTEDGRNYKVILPDFRHKKCILHCEDGDLEMPAFTIEFER; translated from the coding sequence ATGGATATATCTAATAAGCTGATAAAACAAGTTGATGAAATGCGCTACCTTACTACAGAGAATACCTGGAGGTATCGCTCTATTTTAAGGTATTTTTATTTAGAATACGAAAAAATGAAACATTATCTCTACAAGGAAGAGGTTTTTGAAGAGCTAAAAAAACACCATGAATTCAAGGAATACACTATAGAACAATGTCGTCAGGATTTAGACGTACTTATTTCTTGGAGAAATCTATTAGCCATTCAAGATACTTCTAAAGTAAGCACGGTAGAAGAGTTTAAAAATAAGCAATTTCGTTATCAACTTTCAGAGTATAGTGTAGAGATTGAGCGATTGACGATACGACTAGAAAATCTTCATGCAGAAAGCGCTTCCTTAGAACCATCTCTTCTAGAGCGAATTAAAGAAGAATTGAGCAAATTACCCCTTGTAATCGACGAGGATCGTAAAACCGTTCACAATTGGTGGAATAATTTAAGTGCTGATTTTAAAAGGCTTAATCAAAATTATCAGGATTACATTCGAGATCTCTACAGCATAAAAGCAGAAGAAATGATGAAGACCAAGGAGTTTTTAGTATTTAAAGATAAATTTATTGAGTACCTAAGAGATTTTATAAAAGGATTACAAAATAATGGATCGGCTATTGAATACATTTTAAAATCCTATCACGCAAGTGATGCGATAACCGTTCTAGAAAAGGCCATTGAATACGAATTATCTATTCCTAGATTAGATACAGAGATTTCTTATGAATTATTAAAAGAGAATTTCTATAGTAGGTGGGAAAATCTAGAAGAGTGGTTTTTAGGGTCTCCTACTCGGGAAAGTGAAGCCTCTAAGATGTTAGACATTACAAATGAAATTATTCGAAAAATAACTCGTTATGCCGCCCAAATATCGGAAAGTAGAAATAGCGCAGCTAATCGCAAGGAAGAGTATAAGAAATTAGGCAAAATGTTTTTAAACTGCAAAGATATCAATGAAGCACATAAACTCTCTAGTTTTGCCTTTGGAATTTTTCATATGAAGCATATCAAGGCAAATGAGATAAGGGAGACGGATAGCATCAATAGTGATATTTTCGAAGAAAAGTCTACGATTCAAAACATCAAGCCACGAATTCGAACCTATAGGGAAAAGTCAAGAACTACGCCAATAAGAAATAACGAACAAAAGAAAAAAGATATGTTGCAAAGAATAATTGCTGTTAGAGAAGAAGAGCGTAAGGTTATGGATCAGTATATTATAGAGAACAAGATTGACTTTAAAAATCTACCTACTATTCCATCTCATGTTCGAACTACATTACTCCGTTGGTTGAGCAAGGGGCTTAATGGAACAGATTATGGTAGTAGAACTGAAGATGGTCGAAATTATAAAGTGATTTTGCCTGATTTTAGGCACAAAAAATGTATCCTCCATTGTGAAGATGGCGACCTGGAAATGCCTGCTTTTACAATAGAATTCGAAAGGTAA
- a CDS encoding TIGR02678 family protein: MRELELLLENFWIYKEEDKELYYAIKDSIAKFKIFLNEKLGYHVIVNPSVIKLEKIPGRAESFMGIEDFVDSMEYAFLCLLLMFLEDKTKEEQFVLSEITEYIKGNFMGEEEVDWTLYRHRKHLIKVLKFAQEAHMIQVDDGDEQVFARSMDAEVLYESTGLSRYFVRSFGTNILEYRSYKDFEQEEWANLDKDRGFMRRHRVYRRLLMAPIMYNEGNEDADYDYVKKQRGMIESDLEKYLGYNLHVHRNGALIVLDPEKNIKDTFPSTKAISDVVLLFNALIVNKIKNHEISVNKSGTIILSKGNFEELINELKSKTDHGWSKEYREMNFSILAERILEYMEEFQMVSIIEMGKTVEIMPLVGKVIGTYPKDYLENLEERN, encoded by the coding sequence ATGAGAGAACTAGAATTGCTTTTAGAAAATTTTTGGATTTATAAAGAAGAAGATAAGGAATTATATTATGCCATTAAAGATAGCATCGCTAAGTTTAAGATTTTTTTAAATGAAAAATTAGGTTATCACGTCATTGTAAATCCTAGTGTAATTAAATTAGAAAAGATACCAGGTAGAGCAGAAAGCTTCATGGGAATAGAAGACTTTGTCGATTCTATGGAATACGCTTTTTTATGTCTACTCTTAATGTTTTTAGAGGACAAGACAAAAGAAGAGCAATTTGTACTGTCTGAAATCACAGAGTACATAAAAGGCAATTTTATGGGAGAAGAAGAGGTAGATTGGACTTTATATCGCCATAGGAAACATTTGATTAAAGTGCTAAAGTTTGCGCAGGAAGCTCATATGATTCAGGTAGACGATGGTGACGAACAAGTTTTTGCAAGGAGCATGGATGCAGAAGTATTATATGAAAGCACTGGATTATCAAGGTATTTTGTCCGCAGCTTTGGCACAAATATTTTAGAATATAGATCTTATAAAGATTTTGAGCAAGAAGAATGGGCTAATTTGGACAAGGATAGAGGGTTTATGAGACGTCATAGAGTTTATAGAAGGCTCCTTATGGCCCCTATTATGTACAATGAAGGAAATGAAGATGCAGATTACGATTATGTAAAAAAACAGAGGGGTATGATTGAAAGTGACCTAGAAAAGTATTTAGGCTACAATTTACACGTCCATCGAAATGGAGCATTAATCGTACTTGACCCAGAAAAAAACATAAAAGACACCTTTCCTAGCACAAAAGCAATTAGTGATGTAGTGCTGCTTTTTAACGCATTGATTGTAAATAAAATAAAAAATCATGAGATTTCCGTAAACAAGAGTGGAACCATTATTTTGTCAAAAGGAAATTTTGAGGAACTTATAAACGAGTTAAAAAGTAAAACAGATCATGGATGGAGTAAGGAATATCGCGAGATGAATTTCTCTATCTTAGCGGAAAGAATATTAGAATATATGGAAGAGTTTCAAATGGTTTCTATTATTGAAATGGGAAAAACAGTAGAAATCATGCCACTGGTTGGAAAGGTTATTGGCACATATCCAAAAGATTATTTAGAAAACTTAGAGGAGAGGAATTAA
- a CDS encoding DUF6019 family protein: MMIGPNVFISLFVFPIIIAIPAIILYFIIKLAVKNAIKEARDDGFLK, from the coding sequence ATGATGATAGGGCCAAATGTTTTCATAAGTTTGTTTGTGTTTCCTATAATTATCGCGATTCCAGCAATTATTTTATATTTTATTATTAAGCTTGCTGTAAAAAATGCGATAAAAGAAGCGAGAGATGATGGATTTTTAAAATAA
- a CDS encoding DUF3786 domain-containing protein, giving the protein MDLGKSNYEIQAEKAQLEFPKWNHKAIADKFNLIYDKQYLYINFINQKHRINRETGLVEKSIDGILYHSKAGFNEIMSIFDLFSYSKAQLELSGEWINMQSLGASLGATGHSGRAVGSDLFAPFSKHFSGKCSELAKACVQLGGKEATYADVSFIINVFDFLPVMIQFWDCDDEFSGEIKIFWDKNILNYMHFETTFYIAYHLLYKVKKIMGE; this is encoded by the coding sequence ATGGATTTAGGGAAATCAAATTATGAAATTCAAGCAGAAAAAGCTCAACTTGAGTTTCCAAAGTGGAATCACAAAGCTATAGCTGACAAATTTAATCTCATCTATGATAAACAGTATTTGTACATAAATTTTATCAATCAGAAACACCGCATTAATCGCGAGACCGGATTAGTAGAAAAGTCAATTGATGGTATATTATATCACTCTAAAGCAGGTTTTAATGAAATTATGTCTATTTTTGATTTATTCTCTTATTCAAAGGCACAGTTAGAGTTATCAGGAGAATGGATTAATATGCAAAGTTTAGGCGCTAGTTTAGGTGCTACGGGCCACTCTGGAAGAGCTGTTGGTAGTGATTTGTTCGCTCCTTTTTCTAAGCATTTCAGTGGGAAGTGTTCAGAGCTTGCAAAAGCATGTGTACAATTAGGTGGGAAAGAGGCAACATATGCTGATGTCAGTTTTATCATAAATGTATTTGATTTTTTGCCTGTCATGATACAGTTCTGGGACTGTGATGATGAATTCTCAGGGGAAATAAAAATATTTTGGGATAAAAATATCTTAAATTATATGCATTTTGAGACAACTTTTTATATTGCTTACCATCTGCTTTATAAAGTCAAGAAAATAATGGGAGAGTAA
- a CDS encoding TIGR02680 family protein codes for MNDNRWMMNRAGLINFWYYDEEEFNFSDGRLLLRGSNGSGKSVTMQSFIPLLLDANKSPERLDPFGSKARKMENYLLGEEGEGKDESLAYLYMEFKKKQTDKTLTIGIGFKAVRGKPLRSWGFVINDGRRIGKDFFLYKDIGEKIPLTIKELQNRIGEGGKVTDGQKEYMKMVNDLLFGFSELDEYEELIKLLVQLRSPKLSKDFRPTVIYEIMENSLQPLSEDDLRPMSEAIENMDNIKSRLEELKSSKKSGEKIKNAYDKYNKFLLLEKTKTFIDENKKLSHFYKDKSILAKEKTRAQESYQSLNRDIERLSIQLETVKEKKKELDQHDSLQIKEKILQTQDEIDRLNEQIKDKNKQLDRKKEAQRKNHYEEEQYVEKKEKLHEEIEEHLEELESLSIDFAFDEHCFLQDEIEKKLEEKYDFAYIKGETRKITDKIEDGIKALEDQKRKNKDHDEVLAELEETKNKRDEFFRLLEQCRGLLLETKEEYLEKIYYWKDQNRILNISDNAINDIARGINNFDVGSDINEVLERIRQEYHSIQSEINVKTYEIKGEMQKWIKAAEEKKQEIHTWEEQKDPEPLRDEKVILFRKRLEEQGIPHIPLYKAIDFKEGVSEEQKGIIEEALLEMGLLDALVLPSKYKNQLSQLNIEGADKFIVSEPKLMTYNLDQFLKVDKLELDGISKEDVSSALFSILIDSGNETYIDEKGFYGLGILEGKVSKSYIPRYIGTAARRAYRDKKIGELKEELESLEGIIQEYMEKLDLLIKDYDLLESEFHGVPSHIDLMTAVEEVKTAEFSYKMSIEEVKIKTDKEKEKYEALKTARERVYEKTHKLQLKPNLEIFQEAFVKSKVYRDELYELEKTHNSFIHSLGLISVTLEQKDQIEADLDDLLYDINNLSNKTERASMVLNNLKEQLTYTNYEEIKEEINRCLQLLDEIPKKQLKKTDERANEKANYSSATEKLKELEEKSHTHEKINKYCEDVFMEEYGLKYVITFEGEEAPISLAKKVLQEISQEEKDNRERGYYTNALIEKFHENASYLRDYSVSLDYIFEPYQEDGFLNGVIQRQRRNITAKVRGKKVDFYELIEFMNDSIEENENLLRESDRQLFEDILVKNISKKIKSRIFHSEKWVGRMNTLMKSMNTSSGLSFSLQWTSKKAETEEQLDTKELVQLLKQDANLMRVEDLDKLSEHFRSKIALARRATEDNGQNITFHSIMREILDYRKWFEFKLYFVKTGQMKKELTNNAFYQFSGGEKAMAMYVPLFSAVNARYEGGRKDCPRIISLDEAFAGVDEQNIRDMFRLLNELDLGYIMNSQILWGDYDTVPSLSISELIRPDNANFVTVLRYHWDGKVKELVV; via the coding sequence TTGAATGACAATCGATGGATGATGAATAGAGCAGGTCTTATAAACTTCTGGTATTATGATGAAGAAGAATTCAATTTTTCGGATGGCAGATTACTCCTTAGAGGTTCTAATGGATCAGGAAAGTCCGTAACGATGCAAAGTTTTATTCCATTGTTATTAGATGCAAACAAGAGCCCTGAAAGATTAGATCCCTTTGGTTCAAAAGCTCGAAAGATGGAAAATTATCTTCTTGGTGAGGAAGGCGAAGGAAAAGACGAATCCTTAGCTTATTTGTACATGGAATTTAAGAAAAAACAGACGGACAAGACCTTGACGATCGGTATAGGATTTAAGGCAGTGAGGGGAAAGCCTTTGAGGTCTTGGGGTTTTGTTATAAATGATGGAAGGAGAATAGGAAAGGACTTCTTTCTTTACAAGGACATTGGTGAGAAGATTCCACTTACCATAAAAGAACTCCAGAATAGGATAGGTGAAGGTGGAAAGGTCACAGATGGACAGAAAGAGTACATGAAAATGGTCAATGATTTGCTATTTGGATTTTCTGAATTAGATGAATATGAAGAACTCATAAAACTTTTAGTCCAGCTTAGAAGTCCTAAACTATCAAAAGACTTTAGACCCACAGTAATCTATGAAATAATGGAAAATTCCTTACAACCTCTATCAGAAGACGATTTGCGACCTATGTCTGAAGCCATCGAAAATATGGACAATATAAAGAGTCGGTTAGAAGAGTTAAAAAGTAGCAAAAAGTCTGGAGAAAAAATAAAGAATGCGTATGATAAGTACAATAAATTTCTCTTATTAGAAAAAACAAAAACGTTTATCGATGAAAATAAAAAGCTGAGTCATTTTTACAAGGATAAATCTATATTAGCAAAAGAAAAGACAAGAGCCCAAGAGTCTTACCAATCATTAAATCGAGATATCGAACGCTTGTCTATTCAATTAGAAACAGTAAAGGAAAAAAAGAAAGAGTTAGATCAACACGATAGCCTACAAATTAAAGAAAAAATTCTCCAAACTCAAGACGAGATAGACAGATTAAATGAACAAATAAAAGATAAAAACAAACAACTAGATCGAAAAAAGGAAGCACAGCGAAAAAATCATTATGAGGAAGAACAATATGTAGAAAAAAAAGAGAAATTGCATGAAGAAATAGAAGAACATTTAGAAGAACTAGAAAGTCTCTCCATAGATTTTGCCTTTGATGAGCATTGTTTTTTACAAGATGAAATAGAAAAGAAATTAGAAGAAAAGTACGATTTTGCTTATATAAAAGGTGAGACAAGAAAGATTACAGACAAAATTGAAGATGGTATCAAGGCTCTCGAAGATCAGAAGCGAAAAAACAAAGATCATGATGAAGTTTTAGCAGAGTTGGAAGAAACCAAAAATAAACGAGATGAATTCTTTCGATTGTTAGAGCAGTGTAGAGGGCTACTATTAGAGACGAAAGAAGAATATTTAGAAAAAATCTATTATTGGAAAGATCAAAACCGTATTTTAAATATTTCAGATAATGCGATTAATGATATTGCTAGGGGAATCAATAATTTCGACGTAGGCAGTGATATAAATGAGGTTTTAGAAAGAATTCGCCAGGAGTACCATAGTATTCAAAGTGAAATAAACGTCAAGACCTACGAAATCAAGGGAGAAATGCAAAAGTGGATAAAAGCTGCTGAGGAGAAGAAACAAGAGATTCACACTTGGGAGGAACAGAAAGATCCAGAGCCTTTACGAGATGAAAAGGTGATTTTGTTTCGGAAAAGATTAGAAGAGCAAGGAATTCCACATATACCACTATATAAGGCCATTGACTTTAAAGAAGGGGTTTCTGAAGAACAAAAAGGGATTATAGAAGAAGCATTGTTAGAAATGGGCCTATTAGATGCTTTAGTACTTCCATCTAAATACAAAAACCAACTATCTCAATTGAATATAGAAGGTGCCGATAAATTTATCGTTTCTGAACCAAAGCTAATGACGTATAATTTAGACCAATTTTTAAAAGTAGATAAATTGGAACTAGATGGCATCTCTAAAGAAGATGTAAGTAGTGCACTCTTCAGTATTTTAATTGATTCAGGAAATGAAACGTATATCGATGAGAAGGGATTTTATGGCTTAGGAATTTTAGAAGGAAAAGTGTCAAAGTCATATATTCCTAGATATATTGGCACTGCAGCTAGAAGAGCCTATAGGGATAAAAAGATTGGCGAATTAAAAGAAGAATTAGAATCACTTGAAGGCATTATTCAAGAGTATATGGAAAAGCTAGACCTTTTAATTAAAGATTATGATCTTCTCGAGTCTGAATTTCATGGAGTACCAAGTCATATAGATTTAATGACTGCAGTAGAAGAAGTGAAAACTGCAGAATTTAGCTATAAAATGTCTATTGAAGAAGTAAAGATAAAAACAGATAAAGAAAAGGAAAAATATGAAGCCCTAAAAACAGCACGAGAAAGGGTATATGAAAAGACGCATAAACTTCAGTTAAAGCCTAATTTAGAAATCTTTCAAGAAGCTTTTGTCAAATCAAAAGTGTATCGAGATGAGCTGTACGAATTGGAAAAAACCCACAATTCCTTTATTCATTCTCTAGGCTTAATTAGCGTAACACTTGAACAGAAAGATCAAATAGAGGCAGACTTAGATGATTTGCTATATGATATTAACAATCTATCCAATAAAACAGAGAGAGCTTCTATGGTTCTCAATAATTTAAAGGAACAATTAACTTACACAAATTACGAAGAAATCAAAGAAGAAATTAATAGGTGTTTGCAATTATTAGACGAAATTCCAAAAAAACAATTAAAAAAGACAGATGAGCGTGCTAATGAAAAGGCTAACTACAGTAGCGCAACAGAAAAATTAAAAGAGCTAGAGGAGAAAAGCCATACACATGAAAAGATAAATAAATACTGTGAAGACGTTTTTATGGAAGAGTATGGTTTGAAGTATGTCATAACGTTTGAAGGAGAAGAAGCACCAATATCCTTGGCAAAAAAGGTTCTTCAAGAGATATCTCAAGAAGAGAAAGATAATCGAGAGAGAGGGTATTATACAAATGCATTGATAGAAAAATTTCATGAAAATGCCTCTTATCTTAGAGATTATTCCGTAAGTCTAGACTACATTTTCGAACCTTATCAAGAAGATGGTTTTTTGAACGGAGTTATACAAAGACAGAGACGCAATATTACGGCTAAAGTTCGTGGAAAAAAGGTAGATTTTTATGAATTAATAGAATTTATGAACGATAGTATTGAAGAAAATGAAAACCTCCTTAGAGAAAGCGATCGGCAATTGTTTGAGGATATTTTAGTAAAAAATATCAGCAAAAAAATAAAATCGAGGATTTTTCACAGTGAAAAATGGGTAGGTCGAATGAACACTCTCATGAAGTCTATGAATACCTCTAGTGGACTGTCTTTCAGCTTGCAGTGGACTAGCAAGAAAGCAGAGACAGAAGAACAGCTTGATACAAAAGAATTGGTCCAATTGCTAAAGCAAGATGCTAATTTGATGCGGGTAGAGGATTTAGATAAGCTTTCAGAACACTTTAGGTCTAAAATTGCCTTGGCCAGAAGAGCTACAGAGGACAATGGTCAAAATATCACTTTTCACAGCATTATGAGAGAAATTTTGGATTATCGTAAGTGGTTTGAGTTTAAACTTTATTTTGTAAAGACGGGTCAGATGAAAAAAGAGCTCACCAATAATGCTTTCTATCAATTTAGTGGTGGTGAAAAGGCAATGGCCATGTATGTACCTTTGTTTTCTGCTGTAAACGCCCGTTACGAAGGTGGACGAAAAGATTGTCCTAGAATCATATCTTTAGATGAGGCCTTTGCTGGAGTAGATGAACAAAATATTCGAGATATGTTTCGATTGTTAAATGAATTAGATTTAGGTTATATTATGAATTCACAAATACTATGGGGAGATTACGATACGGTTCCCTCTCTTTCTATTAGCGAGTTAATTCGCCCAGATAATGCAAATTTTGTAACGGTCCTTCGCTACCATTGGGATGGAAAAGTGAAAGAATTGGTAGTTTAA
- a CDS encoding DUF4003 family protein, which yields MDNVLKQRCELFVRNRDIMKNHFRWDHSSLHPLCGSMYTERQLEVDEVKIKECKDIIKSNTGLLSPFRSTTNLILATVLSLESQAVIKFQKVLRIYDLLRKEFYSSDYLPLSAFVMADMVKDTDYKRVVEKAKEIYKRMKKEHPFLTSSEDSGFAIMFAISDLTVEEAITEMEKCYNFLQTQFFSANAVQSLSHALALGEENFLKKCNKVMEIFEGLKNRDCKFGTGVELAILGVLAMTTENTQQVINDIVEVNEYLLSFKGFGALGIAKKQRLMYSAILVEQEYKRQCENKLMEVASINSITSIIIAEQIAVTAAITASVTATNAANS from the coding sequence ATGGACAATGTGCTAAAACAAAGATGTGAGCTGTTCGTGAGAAATAGAGATATTATGAAGAATCATTTTAGATGGGATCATTCTTCACTCCATCCTCTTTGTGGGAGTATGTACACAGAGAGGCAATTAGAAGTAGATGAAGTAAAAATTAAAGAATGTAAAGACATTATTAAGTCTAATACTGGCCTTTTGTCTCCCTTTCGAAGCACCACAAACTTAATTTTAGCTACCGTGCTTTCCCTTGAAAGTCAGGCTGTTATAAAGTTTCAAAAGGTACTCCGGATTTACGATTTACTCAGAAAGGAATTTTATTCTTCTGATTATTTGCCATTGTCCGCCTTTGTAATGGCAGATATGGTCAAAGATACGGATTATAAGAGGGTCGTAGAAAAAGCAAAGGAAATCTACAAGAGAATGAAAAAAGAACATCCCTTCTTAACATCAAGTGAAGATAGTGGTTTTGCCATAATGTTCGCCATTAGTGACTTGACTGTAGAGGAAGCCATTACAGAAATGGAAAAATGCTATAACTTTTTACAGACTCAGTTCTTTTCTGCTAATGCAGTTCAGTCTTTAAGCCATGCCCTAGCTTTAGGGGAGGAAAACTTCCTCAAAAAGTGCAATAAAGTTATGGAGATCTTCGAAGGGTTAAAAAATAGAGACTGTAAGTTTGGCACGGGAGTAGAACTAGCCATACTAGGTGTCTTAGCTATGACAACGGAAAATACACAGCAAGTGATTAATGATATAGTAGAAGTGAACGAGTATTTACTCTCCTTTAAAGGCTTTGGAGCACTAGGAATAGCAAAGAAACAGCGACTGATGTACAGTGCCATTTTAGTAGAGCAGGAATACAAGAGACAATGTGAAAATAAGCTTATGGAAGTAGCGTCTATAAATAGCATCACAAGCATTATAATTGCAGAGCAAATAGCTGTAACGGCAGCAATTACGGCAAGTGTAACGGCAACAAATGCTGCAAATAGTTAA
- a CDS encoding TIGR02679 domain-containing protein — MENGLSKACADYFKNTPGLRRSLEKIKEKYESLGHLGGSIQLFHLKEDEKEALSGYFQKDYYKKSAQISVMSFAKVLNNTRFEGVDFIDVLECYFGEKLQSKKELHLQYEEAKKSYFDKVLKPFEGTLANKWLKDALENKDNAYRIISQKYDENPSLLEKYLQYACEGLNQLPLDDTKIRLALYASRITKDPHTFDRNKICGKLLLYAIAYKFNCTYPENAEEQSELLYKSGLLIDELSNFTMCSGISAWKTEEIHKGWEGFMQSGEPLQISLLNLSNIEEVKCRDKKVYVFENPTVFSEVLYQTRKISPSTICTYGQLRLASLVLLDKIVQDDVKVYYSGDFDPEGIMIADKLKQRYGESLILWRYGIEEYNEIQSKVKLTEQRLKKLDNIKSPELQVIANEIKKRRYGAYQELLLEYYISDILEGI, encoded by the coding sequence ATGGAAAATGGTTTATCGAAAGCTTGTGCAGATTATTTTAAGAATACACCAGGTTTGAGACGCTCTTTAGAGAAAATAAAAGAAAAATATGAATCTTTAGGTCATTTAGGAGGAAGTATTCAATTATTTCATTTGAAGGAAGACGAAAAAGAAGCCCTTTCTGGTTACTTTCAAAAGGACTACTATAAAAAATCTGCACAGATATCAGTTATGTCTTTTGCAAAGGTTTTAAACAACACAAGGTTTGAAGGCGTTGACTTTATTGATGTTTTAGAATGTTATTTTGGAGAGAAACTGCAATCTAAAAAAGAACTTCATCTTCAATACGAAGAGGCTAAAAAAAGTTACTTTGATAAAGTATTAAAGCCCTTTGAAGGAACACTGGCAAATAAATGGTTGAAAGATGCTCTTGAAAATAAAGACAATGCTTATCGCATTATCAGTCAAAAATACGATGAAAATCCATCTCTGTTGGAAAAATATCTACAATACGCATGTGAAGGCTTAAATCAATTGCCTTTAGATGATACTAAGATTCGATTAGCTTTATACGCTTCGCGCATTACTAAGGATCCTCATACTTTTGATCGAAACAAAATATGCGGTAAACTCCTCCTTTATGCCATTGCTTATAAATTCAATTGTACTTATCCTGAAAACGCTGAAGAACAAAGTGAATTGCTGTATAAATCAGGACTGCTCATTGATGAACTATCTAATTTTACTATGTGCAGTGGAATAAGCGCATGGAAAACAGAAGAAATTCATAAAGGGTGGGAGGGCTTTATGCAATCAGGAGAGCCTTTGCAAATATCTTTATTGAATCTTAGTAATATTGAAGAAGTAAAATGTAGAGACAAAAAGGTATATGTATTCGAAAATCCTACAGTATTTAGTGAAGTCCTCTATCAAACAAGAAAAATAAGCCCATCTACGATCTGCACCTATGGACAGCTACGACTGGCATCCTTGGTTTTGCTAGATAAAATTGTCCAAGATGACGTTAAGGTGTATTACTCAGGTGATTTTGATCCAGAGGGCATTATGATTGCAGACAAATTAAAACAACGATACGGAGAGTCTCTGATTTTATGGAGATACGGTATAGAGGAGTACAACGAAATACAGTCAAAGGTAAAATTGACAGAGCAGAGGCTAAAAAAGCTAGATAATATAAAAAGTCCAGAGTTACAAGTTATTGCTAATGAAATTAAGAAAAGGCGTTATGGTGCCTATCAAGAACTATTACTTGAATATTATATTTCGGATATTTTAGAGGGGATATAA